One segment of Capillibacterium thermochitinicola DNA contains the following:
- the trmL gene encoding tRNA (uridine(34)/cytosine(34)/5-carboxymethylaminomethyluridine(34)-2'-O)-methyltransferase TrmL — MNVVLFQPEIPQNTGNIARLCAATGCRLHLIEPFGFIWDDRHLRRAGLDYWALADIHRYLDFEAFLRANPEGNHFYLTTKAQRCYTEVRFQPNDYLIFGPETRGLPPEILALNPHHNLRIPMRTAARSLNLANSVAIVLYEALRQQGFPGLD; from the coding sequence GTGAACGTCGTTTTGTTTCAACCCGAAATTCCGCAAAACACCGGCAATATTGCCCGTCTTTGCGCCGCGACCGGCTGTCGCCTGCATCTCATCGAACCCTTCGGTTTTATTTGGGACGACCGCCACTTACGCCGGGCCGGCCTTGATTACTGGGCGCTCGCTGATATTCATAGGTATCTTGATTTTGAAGCGTTCCTCCGCGCCAACCCGGAGGGCAATCACTTTTACCTGACTACCAAAGCCCAACGGTGCTATACCGAAGTCCGCTTTCAACCCAATGACTACCTCATCTTCGGCCCGGAAACCCGCGGCCTGCCGCCGGAGATTCTCGCGTTAAATCCCCACCATAACCTGCGCATTCCCATGCGGACGGCCGCCCGTTCCCTCAATCTGGCCAATTCCGTGGCGATTGTGCTCTATGAAGCCCTCCGTCAGCAGGGTTTTCCTGGTTTGGACTGA
- a CDS encoding diacylglycerol/lipid kinase family protein — protein MKVKVIMNPVAGRGRALKAKPQILKALLEYDVELHLEETKGINHATEIARQAVRAGFDLIVVAGGDGTINQVVNGMGEERIPLGVIGCGTGNDFARALGMPADPVAAVRQIMGGVTRQIDLCRVNQSYFVSSVGVGFDGEVAFHTNQGFRWIRGKAAYLCSVFKTLFSYRPRRIKLTIDGLVMEFNSLLVAVTNSPTYGGGLKINPEARINDGLFDVCAVQYMSKPEILACLPLLFPGWHRSLKKVRMMKGRNITLESNESFYYQVDGEILTDKTLRFSLIPRALAVKGAQVEPAGGFDFAAEKPARVQEA, from the coding sequence ATGAAGGTCAAAGTCATCATGAATCCGGTGGCCGGCCGCGGACGGGCTTTAAAGGCGAAACCCCAGATCTTAAAGGCTTTATTGGAGTATGATGTGGAGCTTCATCTGGAAGAGACCAAAGGAATCAACCATGCGACGGAGATCGCCCGCCAAGCGGTGCGGGCTGGTTTTGATCTGATTGTGGTGGCGGGTGGTGACGGTACGATCAACCAAGTGGTCAATGGCATGGGCGAGGAACGGATCCCCCTCGGGGTAATTGGCTGTGGCACAGGCAATGATTTTGCCCGGGCTTTGGGGATGCCGGCCGACCCGGTGGCGGCGGTCCGGCAGATTATGGGCGGCGTGACCCGGCAGATCGATCTTTGCCGTGTTAACCAGAGTTATTTTGTTTCATCGGTGGGTGTTGGTTTTGACGGCGAAGTTGCTTTCCATACCAACCAGGGTTTTCGTTGGATCCGGGGCAAAGCGGCCTATCTATGCAGTGTTTTTAAGACCCTTTTTTCTTACCGGCCCCGGCGGATCAAATTAACCATTGACGGGTTGGTGATGGAATTCAACAGTTTGCTGGTGGCGGTTACTAACTCGCCCACCTACGGCGGGGGCTTGAAGATCAATCCGGAGGCCCGGATCAACGACGGGTTATTTGATGTCTGCGCCGTCCAGTATATGAGCAAGCCGGAGATTTTGGCCTGTTTACCCTTGCTGTTTCCCGGCTGGCACCGGAGTTTAAAAAAGGTCCGCATGATGAAAGGACGCAATATCACGTTGGAAAGCAATGAATCCTTTTACTATCAGGTGGATGGCGAAATATTGACCGATAAAACCCTCCGTTTTAGTCTGATCCCGCGGGCACTGGCGGTCAAAGGGGCCCAAGTGGAGCCGGCCGGCGGGTTTGATTTTGCCGCCGAAAAACCGGCCCGGGTGCAAGAAGCTTAA
- a CDS encoding P-loop NTPase — translation MQANRITIFTGPFGSGKTEVAVNYALQLRRQGQKVGLIDLDIVNPYFRSRTLTQRLKEDGIELVSTHPGLEMADLPALSPRIFSFLQSPDHRVIFDVGGDPVGARVLGRFQPYFQANPYQLWLVVNPYRPGYEDPARIIGLAREVEAASRLKITGLIDNSNLGKLTDRQVRVQGAVPVQAAADRLKIPVVFRTYTDETLLSEAERAGQEQVFSLKLFMLPPWEEE, via the coding sequence GTGCAAGCGAACAGAATCACCATCTTCACCGGACCCTTCGGCAGCGGTAAAACGGAAGTAGCGGTTAATTACGCTTTACAGCTCAGGCGGCAAGGACAAAAAGTTGGACTGATTGATTTGGATATCGTCAATCCCTACTTTCGTTCCCGCACTTTAACCCAGCGTTTAAAGGAGGACGGGATTGAACTGGTCTCGACCCACCCCGGCCTGGAGATGGCGGATCTGCCCGCCCTTTCACCCCGGATTTTCAGTTTTTTGCAAAGCCCGGACCACCGGGTGATCTTTGACGTCGGCGGCGATCCGGTCGGGGCCCGGGTTTTGGGCCGCTTTCAACCCTATTTTCAGGCCAACCCGTATCAGCTGTGGCTGGTCGTCAACCCTTACCGTCCGGGTTACGAAGACCCCGCGCGCATCATCGGCCTGGCCCGGGAGGTGGAGGCGGCTTCCCGCCTTAAGATTACCGGCCTCATCGACAACAGTAATTTGGGGAAATTAACCGACCGGCAAGTGCGGGTACAAGGAGCGGTGCCGGTGCAGGCCGCGGCCGACCGGTTAAAGATACCGGTGGTTTTCCGCACCTATACTGACGAAACCTTGCTGTCGGAGGCGGAACGGGCCGGGCAAGAGCAGGTTTTTTCGCTAAAGTTGTTCATGCTCCCCCCCTGGGAAGAGGAGTAA
- a CDS encoding NifU family protein, protein MNKERVQEVLNKIRPSLQADGGDVELVGVTEDGVVQVRLQGHCAGCPMSMMTLKNGIERYLKEEIPEVKAVEQVF, encoded by the coding sequence ATGAATAAAGAACGGGTCCAGGAAGTACTGAACAAGATCCGTCCTTCCTTACAGGCGGACGGCGGAGATGTGGAGTTGGTCGGGGTGACGGAGGACGGCGTGGTCCAAGTACGGTTGCAAGGACATTGTGCCGGGTGTCCCATGTCGATGATGACCTTGAAAAACGGGATCGAAAGGTATTTGAAAGAGGAGATCCCGGAAGTGAAAGCGGTCGAGCAGGTCTTCTAA
- a CDS encoding 4Fe-4S dicluster domain-containing protein, with translation MARITINEERCKGCELCVSVCPKKILGMSERLNSQGYHFVETIGTDCIGCAFCARICPDVVIEVYK, from the coding sequence TTGGCGCGGATTACCATTAATGAAGAGCGTTGTAAAGGGTGCGAATTATGTGTTTCGGTTTGTCCCAAAAAGATACTTGGCATGTCGGAGCGGCTCAACAGTCAAGGGTATCATTTTGTCGAAACAATTGGCACCGATTGTATCGGTTGTGCGTTTTGTGCCCGGATCTGCCCGGATGTGGTGATTGAGGTCTATAAATAG
- a CDS encoding bifunctional folylpolyglutamate synthase/dihydrofolate synthase: MLVLTYEQALAYIHSRNRFGIKLGLERMRALLAILGAPQRQYPVIHIAGTNGKGSTTALVASVLKTAGYRVGVFTSPHLSSYCERLAINGKPIPEERLAALVSAVQPVVETAALDPLVGHPTEFEFGTLLALKYFAEEQVDVAVVEVGMGGRLDATNVLTPLVAGITHIALDHQEYLGADLVSIAREKAGIIKPGIPVVFGEQAPEANAVLEETARSLSAPYYRVGKEIGCQLTRADLSGTHLKLQWQEEPPLAVRVNLLGAHQAVNAAVAFGLLQLVKAQGLPWSQEHLVAGFNTVTWPGRMEYFPGPPSVLLDGAHNPDGVINLAHGLTKIFPEHRIRLVMGILNNRPVETMGTLLASVLGDNLHRVYATTVPDGKTAPSTRLARCFQDLGVETVAIDDPLAALQAALAETEGDELLVVTGSLYLVGYLRPFIVDLFAETSGGK; encoded by the coding sequence GTGCTGGTTTTGACGTACGAGCAAGCATTGGCCTATATACACAGCCGTAACCGGTTTGGCATTAAGTTGGGGCTGGAGCGGATGCGGGCGCTCCTGGCGATCTTGGGCGCGCCCCAGCGCCAATACCCGGTGATTCATATCGCCGGGACCAACGGGAAGGGTTCAACGACGGCGCTGGTGGCCTCTGTGTTGAAGACGGCCGGTTACCGGGTAGGGGTCTTTACCTCCCCGCACCTGAGTTCCTATTGTGAGCGTCTGGCGATTAACGGGAAACCGATTCCCGAGGAAAGGCTCGCGGCGCTGGTCAGTGCGGTTCAGCCGGTGGTGGAAACAGCCGCCCTGGATCCGCTGGTTGGCCATCCGACCGAGTTTGAATTCGGTACCCTTTTAGCCTTAAAATACTTTGCCGAAGAACAAGTGGATGTGGCCGTGGTGGAAGTGGGGATGGGCGGCCGTCTGGATGCCACCAATGTCTTGACTCCTTTGGTGGCGGGGATTACCCATATTGCCCTTGATCACCAGGAGTATTTAGGGGCGGATCTGGTTTCCATCGCCCGCGAAAAAGCCGGGATCATCAAACCCGGAATCCCGGTGGTGTTTGGGGAACAAGCTCCGGAAGCAAATGCCGTTTTGGAAGAGACTGCCCGGTCGTTGTCGGCACCCTATTATCGCGTGGGGAAGGAGATAGGTTGTCAACTTACCCGGGCGGATTTATCCGGGACCCATCTAAAGCTTCAGTGGCAGGAGGAACCGCCGCTGGCGGTTCGGGTCAACCTTCTTGGCGCCCACCAAGCGGTTAACGCGGCAGTAGCCTTCGGCCTGCTACAATTGGTGAAAGCGCAGGGCTTACCCTGGAGTCAAGAACACTTGGTGGCGGGCTTTAACACGGTAACCTGGCCCGGCCGGATGGAATATTTTCCGGGGCCACCTTCAGTTCTGCTGGACGGCGCCCATAATCCGGACGGGGTGATTAACCTTGCCCACGGGTTAACGAAGATCTTTCCCGAACACCGGATCCGGCTGGTCATGGGGATTCTCAACAACCGGCCGGTGGAAACGATGGGGACGCTTTTGGCTTCCGTTTTGGGTGACAATTTGCACCGGGTTTACGCCACAACCGTACCGGACGGAAAAACAGCCCCCAGCACCCGGTTGGCCCGTTGTTTTCAGGATTTGGGGGTAGAGACCGTGGCGATTGACGATCCGCTGGCGGCGCTCCAAGCCGCCCTGGCGGAGACGGAGGGCGATGAATTATTGGTGGTGACCGGTTCCCTATATTTAGTGGGCTATTTACGCCCCTTTATTGTTGACCTTTTTGCGGAAACGTCCGGGGGGAAGTAG
- a CDS encoding 3-methyl-2-oxobutanoate dehydrogenase subunit VorB, translating into MERVMMKGNEALAEGAIRAGCRFFFGYPITPQNEIPEYMARRMPEVGGVFLQAESEVSAINMVYGAGGAGARVLTSSSGPGISLKQEGISYLAGAQVPCVIVNIARGGPGLGGLNPSQADYFQATKGGGHGDYRLLVYAPGNTQEMVDLIGLAFDKAEAYRNPVMILSDAIMGQMMEPVVLPPLREVAPDQPWATTGKRGRTKPNIINSLGLVGEDLERINTELQAKYARMAADEVRYEADGVTEADLVVVAYGTTSRVVRSAITRLRQEGKKVGLLRPITLWPFPQQILAELAAAGKRFFVVEMSAGQMVEDVILSVNDRAKVTFFGKLNGTVPTVREVYDRIGALLSEGGEG; encoded by the coding sequence TTGGAACGAGTTATGATGAAGGGGAACGAAGCGTTGGCCGAAGGGGCGATTCGCGCCGGCTGTCGGTTCTTCTTCGGCTATCCGATCACTCCCCAGAATGAAATCCCGGAATACATGGCCCGGCGGATGCCGGAAGTAGGCGGTGTTTTCCTGCAAGCGGAGAGTGAAGTGAGCGCCATTAATATGGTCTACGGGGCCGGCGGCGCAGGCGCGCGGGTTTTAACTTCCTCCTCCGGTCCGGGAATCAGTTTGAAACAGGAAGGCATCTCTTACCTGGCGGGGGCGCAGGTTCCCTGCGTCATTGTGAACATCGCCCGTGGCGGTCCGGGTTTGGGCGGGCTTAACCCGTCCCAAGCCGATTATTTTCAAGCGACCAAAGGGGGCGGCCACGGTGATTACCGTTTATTGGTCTATGCCCCCGGCAACACCCAGGAGATGGTGGATTTAATCGGCTTGGCCTTTGACAAAGCGGAAGCATACCGGAATCCGGTTATGATTTTGTCCGACGCGATCATGGGCCAGATGATGGAACCGGTTGTGCTGCCCCCGCTTAGGGAAGTGGCGCCGGACCAACCGTGGGCGACCACGGGAAAACGCGGGCGCACCAAACCCAACATCATTAACAGCCTTGGGCTGGTTGGTGAAGACCTGGAGCGGATCAACACCGAACTCCAGGCGAAATATGCGCGGATGGCCGCGGACGAAGTGCGCTATGAGGCCGACGGGGTGACAGAAGCGGATCTGGTCGTGGTGGCCTACGGGACCACCTCCCGGGTGGTACGGTCGGCCATCACCCGTTTGCGGCAGGAAGGAAAGAAAGTCGGGCTGTTACGCCCCATTACTTTATGGCCTTTTCCGCAGCAAATCCTGGCGGAGCTCGCGGCGGCGGGGAAACGGTTTTTCGTGGTGGAAATGAGCGCCGGTCAGATGGTGGAGGATGTTATCCTTAGTGTGAACGACCGGGCGAAGGTGACGTTTTTCGGAAAGCTGAACGGTACAGTGCCCACGGTCCGTGAGGTTTACGACCGGATCGGCGCCTTGCTGTCGGAAGGAGGAGAAGGATGA